CGGCGTCAGCGTCGATATCGAGCAAGGTGTGGGGCTTGAAGATTTTCATGATGTTTTGGGCACGCGGCCTCGGATCATCGTGAGCAAGGTGCGGGGCACCAGGGCCACCATCACCAGATGCACGACAAGAAATGCAACGATGGCTGCCATGGCGAAGAAGTGGATACGGCGCGCAAACTCGTAGCCCCCCAGCAATTCGCGCAGCACAGGGAATTGCACCGACTTCCACAGCACCAAGCCCGACAGAACGATCACGATCAGATCGAGCATCACGAACAGATAGGCCAGCTTTTGCACGTTGTTGTATTGACGCGGGTCGCCATGCGAAAGCTTGCCTTTAAGCGCCTCCAGCAAGTCGTGCAGCACGCCATGCGGCGTGAGGGGAAAGAACTTGCGGGCGAGCCGACCGCTGGCGATGTTGAGCGTCAAGTACAAAAGACCGTTGAATACCAGCAACCACATGGCCGCGAAATGCCACTGCAGCGCACCACCCAGCCAGCCACCGAGAGTGATGACGGCTGGTATGGAGAAGGGAAAAATCGGCGATGCGTCATAGATACGCCAGCCGCTCATCACCATGATCACCACGGCCAAGGCATTGAGCCAGTGCGTGATGCGCATCCACAGTGGATGAATGGGCCGAGCGGCCAGATCCACCGGGCCTGCCTGGACATTTTTTGGGGCGATGATGGTGCGGGTCATGGGGCACATTGTTGGACTGGCCCCATGGCGGATGTATCACGCAAAGTTCAATTAATTGTGATAACTAAAAAACGCCTATCGCGAGAGAATGGCTCTCTATGGACTCCCCTAAACGCGTACTGATCGTCGAAGACGACCTCCACATTGCGGAACTTTTGCGCATGCATCTTCGCGATGAAGGCTATGTCGTTGAGCATGCCGCTGACGGCGATACAGGCCTGCGCGAATTGGAGCGCAGTCACTGGGATGCACTGGTGCTTGACCTGATGTTGCCGGGCATCGACGGATTGGAAATATGCCGTCGAGCCCGTACCATGGCCAGGTACACCCCCATCATCATCATCAGCGCCCGCTCCAGCGAGGTACACCGCATCCTCGGCTTGGAACTCGGCGCAGACGACTACCTGGCCAAGCCTTTTTCGGTGCTGGAACTGGTCGCCCGCGTCAAG
The sequence above is drawn from the Comamonas sp. 26 genome and encodes:
- a CDS encoding cytochrome b/b6 domain-containing protein, encoding MRITHWLNALAVVIMVMSGWRIYDASPIFPFSIPAVITLGGWLGGALQWHFAAMWLLVFNGLLYLTLNIASGRLARKFFPLTPHGVLHDLLEALKGKLSHGDPRQYNNVQKLAYLFVMLDLIVIVLSGLVLWKSVQFPVLRELLGGYEFARRIHFFAMAAIVAFLVVHLVMVALVPRTLLTMIRGRVPKTS